The sequence below is a genomic window from Anopheles cruzii chromosome 3, idAnoCruzAS_RS32_06, whole genome shotgun sequence.
AGTTGTTCCCATTGTCACCCGTAATTAGTAGTACGGTGCGCAGGTCATTGTGTCATCCAGTGTGTCTTAACCAACGTGCAAATCAAACTCCCGGGAtggccacccagccacccctGCGTGCGGCAGTCACCGATCAGCTCAGTAAGCGTTATTCCCCGCAATGGTGAAGGTCGAACAGTCAAACGTCGGTAGACAGTGCGCTTCGGAAGAACAAGTCGCGGCCAGGGTCGCACGCAAGTAGCGAAAACCCGGCCCCGACCGTGGGCCATACTCACAGttgcgccggccgccgtcatGCGAGCTAGAGGATGAGGATGGCGATGAAGAGTTGGAGGAGGATGAAGCATTGGCAGAGGATGCAATGATGTCCTTATTGCTATCGTAAATGTTACTAGAGTGGTGTTCGATGTGTTTGTTGGCACCGCCACGACTACTGTTCGTACCGTTGTTGCTACCGAGCTCGCCGCTCGCCTGCCGTTCGGTACtgtccgtgtcgtcgtccCTACTGGCTGGTTGGCTCTCTGCCCGCGGGTGGCAGTGCAAATTATTCGACGTTTTCGATTCGGAGCCGGATTTTTGACACGGACACACCAACGCACATATAATTGCACGTAGTTTGCATCCGATGAAGCAGGttgcaaaaccaaaccaagaaCGGCACACCATGGCAGCAAGGGTGCAAGGGTACGCGATTCGAACCGGAGCccggcaccgaaaaagaaaaaaagaaaaaataaataaatagagaaaatgataaaacgtaaaaaggaaaatcgaaaactcGCCAGGGAACATAAAATGAACttataaataaatcaacaacGGCACACAACTGGCGCGTGACGGAGAGAGAACAACGGAGCagaaagataaaacaaaagaCAACAATAGAGTCCGGCGGCGCTTGAACGCTGAAGCTGCGTTCCATTAGCGATGTCCCTGCCGCGAGACGTGGTAATGCACCGACGCGCGgacatttaaaattcattaaaagcgaacacacagcgaaaaaataaaaacagacatcgcaaaacaagcaaacaagtgaacatgaataaataaaacgtgATGTACGCCGTGGTTGACGGGACATGGCTTTGTCCGGTGCCGTTGGAGCAGTGGTTGGTGGTTTCCCGTGGCGCTCCCGTGggtcgattgtttttcttatcacgTTGACCTTTGAGCGTCCAAAGTGTCCACTTTGCCACCCGGTGTTGTGTTGGTAGGTGTTTCTTTGTAGGAAAGGGGATGTCTCAATTAACACTAAGCCGTGCACTTACCGTCTTCAACACACATAAGGCTGTCGCTCATCAGCTTCAGGCCGGTGGGGCACGCGCAGGAGATCTTCGGACTGCTGGCGCTGATTTGGGGTGCCGGTAGGCACAGATGCGAACAGTGGCCGTTCACCGCTTGACAGTGGTTCACACCGTCCGGCTGCCGGTAGGGATGGTACACGTGAATCGTCATCGGGTGTTGGAGCTATAGCGGGAAGATAGCGGAGGCTTTGTAGACGCTTGGGTTGATGGTGAACGTTTACGCACGCAATTACCATATGCATCGCCGTCACCGGTTCCACGTCTTTGCCGGTGAACTTGTTCGCCTTGAAGACGGCCTCCTTGTCCCAGTCGGTCCAGTAGATGTGATCCTCGAAGGTGGTGATCGAAAACGGATGCCGCAGGTAGTCGGCTGAGTAGAGGATAACGGTACGCTGGGAGCCATCGTAGTTGCAAGACGAAATGACGTTTAGCTTGGCATCAacctgtatgtgtgtgtgtgggataGTTCAAGGTGTGAGTATGCTAAAGGGGATCCTTTCGTTCCTAACGTCGCCTTCAACTCACCCAGTAAACTCGTTTGCGAACCAAATCGAGGGTGATGCCGTTGGGCCACTTGACTTCATAGCTTACGATGACCTGCCGGTGAGTCCCGTCCATGCCGGCGCGCTCGATTCTCGGCGTCGTACCCCAGTCGGACCAGTACATCCATCTGTCGAAACATACCGTTACGGAGATGTCTGACACGAGGCACCACAGCTTGGTGACTTGGCCACTTACCCTTCGATTGGATCTAAAGCGATAGCCCGTGGAATTTCGAGGTCGTCCTGGATCAAAACCTTGCCCATATTGCCATCGAAGTTGGTCAACTCGATGGTGGACTTCTTGATGTCGGTGAAGTAGATGTGGTTGTAGATCCAGTCAACGGCCAATCCATCGGACGTAACCAGCTGATCCTTCACGACGACCGTCTTGTCCGAACCCTCATCAATCGGTGCTCTAGAGGTGAACaggagaagaaaattgaagaCCAATGATTGAGGAACCACCTGGCCACCGTCCTGCACTTACTTGTAGATGCGCCGCTCGGACACATCGCTCCAGTAGATCATGCCGGTCCGGAAGACGAAGTCGAGTGCCGTCGCCGATTTGGTATCGTTGACGATCGATGTCATCTCACGGTGGTCTAGTGAAATCTTGCGGATATCGTGACGCCGGGCAAAGAGCAGCGAAGCATGCCCTTCCGTGGCCTTGCAGCGCGTGTGGTCGCGCGGATCGCGCAGATAGCCCTCCACGCACTCGCACTTGAACGTGCCGATCTCGTTGGTGCAGTTCTGCGAACACGATCCGGGCTCTTCGCACTCGTCGATATCGACGCAGGTCTTATTGTCCGACAATTTAAAGCCTGGCTTGCAGTCGCAGTAGTACCCGGCGGGCGTATCGACGCACTGCTGCGAACAACCTCCGTTGTTCTCGAGGCACTCGTTTTTGCCACACTTGTCGGCCGGCTCGTCCTGGAACATCGGGCAATCGGGCTTCTTGTCGCACACTTTCGACAGCGGTATAcacatgccgccgccgcagtcgAACTCCGTCTTGCTGTTACACTTCGCACTGTTGGTGCTACCTGTTAGTGGACACAAAAAACTTGACTTTAGCCCTGCGGATGTATTGCTGTGAGCATACtccagttttatttttactggAAATCCCTTCAAACAGTTAATGATAATTTTTCGGAAATTTTACGAACTTAGTGGTTATTCTGTGTGTCAATTTTGAGTGGCAATATTGAGTGGCAATTTTGATGTGCACTTCTTGGTACTGGACGCTTTTGGCTGTAATTGTAACCGAGGCTAGAAACGCCTAAACATTTCTGAAAAAGATTCACATCAAAGTTCTGGTCCACCCAGTCCTGCGGTTCGGTTGGATTTTGGCCTAGTCCTACGAGTGTTTCGGATAGATTGACAGAGATCATTTACTTTTGCCCCAAATCAACGTTATTCACAGAATGCGTTAATCGCTCTGGTGTTCTAAGAATAATTTAAAGGTCAGTTCAAATCTACGTTGGGCTAAAGTGTTTTCCCATTGCAGAGTTTAAAGGTCAGTTCAATTCTGCGTTGGGCCAAAGTGTTTTCCCATTGCTCAGGCTTTGCCTTGCATAATTTCTCGGTGGGAGCTCACtttattaataattttgaaatgaaaaagagaTAACCTTTTTGGAGAAAATCAGTTTGGATCCACAGGTTGAAGTGGAtcaaaaagaagcaaacagcCGCTAGTGCGCAACATGAATGCGTAGAGAATCTCTTTTTTTAAGTCCTACGTAATGTTCCAACTTACCGCCACAGTTGAGCTCGTCACTGCCATCGGGGCAATCCTTCTTGCCGTTGCAGAAAAAGTGGCCGTTGATGCAGATTCGGTCCTTTTTGCACTGGAACTGATCCGAGCGGCAGGTGACGTTGCTGCATACGGGCAGCATCTCATCGTCTCCTTTCGGGCAGTCCTTTTCGCCGTCACAGATCCAGCTGCGATGGATGCAAGTCACCCGATCATTACACTGGTACTCCATCGGCAGGCAGGTGCTGGctattggcggcggcggactgGCGCAACCCTAGCGGATTAATGGAGTAACAATAACGCACAAATGTGTCATTCATTCCGAGCAGTGTTGGAAAATGGAGTTTCGGTAGCTGACCGTCCACTTACCCGTTCGTCGGAACCATCCGGACAGTCGGTTTCACCGTCGCAGCGCCACTTGCTGGTGATGCAGTAGTTTTCGGCGCACGAGAACTGCTTCTGGGGATCGCAGGTCGTCGGCTGGCAGCTCCGCTCGTCACTTCCGTCGCCGCAGTCATCATCGCGATCGCAAACCCAGCGTTTCTGGATACAGCGGCCGTTGGCACAGGTGAACTCGTCAGAGCGGCACGTTTCGTCTACAGAAAATAGGTGGCAAAACGTGATGAAAATATGTTCACTTTAAAGCAAAACCAACTTAAAGTAAGTTGCCCTGCTTCGATGTTGTGCGGCTTTTCGAATAACTGAACGAGGCGTCTGTGTTGAAGTTCAATTTTGGTTGTCAATAAACAGTTCGTTAGTAAATATGATGCTGAGTTCATTTGAATCCGCCAACCGGCTTCAACCGTCCTCCGACCGTGTCAACCGAGACAGTTTTAACAAATCTATTTTTTCTAAGTATTTGCGAAGCGATGCGTTTATTAAGAGTTTTCATTATTGACTTTACTCATTATTGACTTGAGACAGACCAACAAACAAGCACTTCATCTTTGAGGATTGATATTTTTTACCAAACAATTTGACAGATCGATTTTTTCATCCCGGCGGACCTCACTGCGGAACGTTCTTCAAAGTGCTGTCCTGCGTGGCAATGCATGACCCTGCTGACTGCTGATTATAGACAGCTTGAGGTTAACACGTTGGAACGTCCTCTTCGACGTATTCGCTAAATTCAAAGCATTGAGAATGACTTGAAACCCAATTTATTAACCATTAGTTTCTAATCGTTTTCATCCATTTAATTAGGGCAAACTAAACATTCTTTCAACTAATCCAAAGGTCTCCAACAAGTGGAAAATAGGTATTAACATTATGACAAAATGACagagaaaatttaattgaattagaTTACCGCACCTTTCGCATCGAGAAGCCCCTGTGCCCTTCTTAATCATCTGACCTTTGTTTTCGTTCTAGCAACGGAGACCTCCCGGCGTGGCTATGGACGAGAGCACCGTGGGTTTTGCCAACAAAGGTACTTTTTGTATGAAACTTCGAAGCCAAGCGTTGGCAACGACTGAACTTTCACGCAACCATCGCTGCTTCAGGAATCGCTTTGGCCATCGGTGGAAAGGAAAATCGGTGTCATTTGAGACAACTTTTAAACGTGATTTGAGTACAAGCCAAAGAGTGGTTCATCAAGCATGCGAGAGCGGCCCGGAGCGAGCGGTGCACAACTAGAAAAtgataacattttattaaagttTGCACCGAAGTTGAGCGTACTATTTGCAAAAAGGGCGAAGGGCCCATCACCGTCCGGAAACAATGTTTTCTATCTAAGGTGTCATCTCTTCCGGGGAGTGTCCGCGAACTATTTTGCGCACGGGCCACCGTCGTGATTCGGTGGGCGTTGGTTGCTGCAGTTAATGCAGACCGGCTTGTATCGTTAGCGTTGGAGTATAGCCGGAgctggagccggagccggagttaTCCTTATTCTTCAAACCCCCACGTTACGAGTCTTTTGTGAAGTCCAAAGAGAGCAGCCGCATATCGGGGCGACGAAAATTTGTCAGCTCCTTGCTGCCAGTTACgaaactcgtcgtcgtcgtcgctgcctTTGGCGGTATAAAAGTGTGTTGCCGCCACCCGGAACCTTGTGCCCGGAGAGGGATACAAAGTTTATTAAATCTTGCAAACTATGGTGCAGTGTGTCACACATTTTTACTCCGTTGGCTCTGTCCTGGTCGTGCATTTTGCACAGCGAAGCATTGGCAgtaaacgaacaaaaaaaaaagaagtttcATAAGTTCTCGGctccacagcacagcacaaacTGCGACAAATGATTGACACAATCGAATTTTTCGATAACTTTGTTACAGTAGCACGGCGTGCCGGAAGTTTCCGGGGGAGGAAAATTTGTTACACCGATTTACAGTGCGCTGGGCGAACTATTTTGAGTACCCACGAGACCCCGGGCGAAGAACAAAGTTTCGCACATTATAATGTGTCAGCCCGCCGATCGTGGCGCTGTGATACACAACTTTATGCTCCTTACTTTCCAGCGACTGGCTTCGGGGGGCACTGCAGATTATCGTTCGATCGAAAGGGCTAACCAGTTTATAACGAATTCGAAGAACAAAAGGATCAGGACGCAAATACTGTTTTTTATTCACTTCCCTTACTTGTTTGTTTCGACAAACTATGCTTGGCATATGCTGTGCATTGCTTGTACTGTAGGGAATAAAAACCGACCGCCGTTCCGAGAATGGAGATAAAACCCGGAACAACAGCCGGGTTGCGGACGCAGAGAGTGGTCTGCGGACCCACAGGATGGTGACCCGGATCGGCCAATGAAACCAGCCAAGGCTAGGCTTTGATAAGCGTTACACATTCCAGGGCTAGTCGACCCttcgatgtaaacaaacgaaactaAATTTCATAAATGGATTAGCTTGTAGCGCTTCGACGGCCAGGCGACCTGCCGGGGTCCTTTATACTGCTACTACCACATTCAAAAGCTACATATAAAAGGACGTTCCATATTAGCATGCGTCAACATGAAATAATACATTCACCATCGACCTCATTTTTTCCCGTGCGATGGGAGtattttcccggcccggctttcCCATgggatggaaattgaaacgCCTAAACAAATATCACCGAGTGGAGTCTGTGAAGTACTTCGGTGGAGCGTTGTTTCctcttttgtgttttttttgttattgttacCCTTTACAAAACAACGTGCAAAGTAACAGCCCAACCGTAACTAACTAAAAGCAAATGGTTTTTGCATCGCAAATATTAGGTTTCATATGGTACACACCTTTGGATTTCTTTAATTTGCCTCTGCTTGGAAATATGATGGATTTAAGAACTACGGCCATAACAACTGTTTCCAAATATTATGTTTTGGACACTATGTTTATGTAACTACCTATCATAAATCGAGCACTCTATCCGTAAATAATTCAAGCGGCCATTCTTTGTTTGGAATAAAACATTGTTGAATTCATACTAATGTTGAAACCGTTTtatgtggtttttttttcaggtACTCAATAGGTCCGATTTTACTGTCCGATCCACATGCATTTTGATCTGTACAAAATTATAATGTGACGTAAATGAGAAAGATGACAGATTTTTCTTAGCtcaatattaattttatgtaCTTCACTTTATAACTACATAATACTTAAAGATGAAATGTTGAtcacacaaaaacaacataccaaaaacaaatgttatttttatatGCCCAGCAATGTCCGCCGTTGAACACGATTTTTTGCATTCAAATGCCGGCGCTCAGCAGCCGATATAACAGACTCAGCTTCGCATTCCAAAAATTCCATCGCACGCTAGTGTGTTTTATAGTGTCCAAATGCCAGCATACGCCCAGAGATGGATGAGCACGCCATAGGCGCGACGGTTGCAACGGCCATTCGAGCGCGGATGTTTTGTGCGTTGCCATGCAGAAGTGGCACCACTCTATGCTCCACGTGGGAATATCATTTTCGCGACACAATCGTCATCAACCGGGCGAGGGCGAGGACGTGGGATTTTACGATCAGTGTGCTGCCGGCCCGATATCCCCGGTCGGCGCCATTTGCGCGACTCGACCATCTAAATCTCCTCGCAAACTACAGCGCAGCGAGCCGTGTGCCGAgagaaaatggccgccgccgctagccTTTCGATGACACTGGCGGCCattgtaatttttttgttgtcgtccATCCCGTGTGGCGAACAGTTGCTGAGCTAGAATTGGGCCCGATGTTTTGCGTAGTTTGTGATAGCGAACGTATAATAAAACTGCCAGCTGGTCGGGGTTTGCTGGCGTGTGTGAAGCTAAATACTTGGTTCGTTGGCGTGTGGTTGTGCACGGGGTAAATTGTTTTGACGTTgttcggtgctggtggcgggcATATTGGGCGTCTAAACATACCGACCACCATGTTTCGGCGGTGCAGCCTTAAACCACGTTTCTTTCGCTACTTTGCTTCGGTCCCAGCCCAAGGGTGCCGTTGGACGGCTCTGACGTGCACTGCGAGCCCCAGACGGGTGTCAAGACGCCAGCGAGCTCCACTATACTGCAagtgttcctgtttttttctaccgaaagcaatttattttccgctcGAAAATTCCTTTTGAAGATGACAAAAAGTCCCCGCCAGAAGCGGTGCGCTCTGAGACGTTTCAGCGTCTCAGAGCAAAGCCTCGTAATGGTAGTGAACGATTTGGCTACCAGGTAGCCTGATAGGACCACCGCCTGTTAAGCTGGATGCGCGCGGCCTGTTAGTTTCTTTTCTACCATGTCACAAACAGGGACCCGGAGTGTTCCCAGAGAACGGGAAGAATGTTTTAAGACTGTGTGTCGCAGCGTAAAGGCGTAACACATGAGCAATGTTGCCGGAGACGGCGATCCAAAATAGCTTGTGGCTTCTTCGCCCACTGGAAAACAAGCGGGTGGCAATTTCTGAGAAATGCAAGAAATGTCTTCACATACTCGAGGTCGAGCAAAGCGGGTCCATACCGGGcgggaccatcatcatcccatTACCAGCGCCATCACCATAGGAACCATCGGTTTCCAGGGACAATGTATGAAAAGCGTTCCCTTGTTGACCGTCTTTTGAAATGTCTTCGCCGTCCGCCGAGCAGGCCGACCGTAAATGAACTGCCACAGACAgggcgctggctgctgcttgCGAGACCACAGACCAAGCATTTAGAGACGGTCACAAACGGTCATCCGTAAGGTCTGCACAGGGACCGATAGGATCGCCTGTAGGTGGGACATTATCATTCCCGGGTTCCCCGCAAGAGGCCCCCTTCGGAAGGTCTATTTATACATTTGTGTCTTTATCGTTAGCCAAATGGTACGTAGCGCAATGGCAGCCCAAATTTGATGTCCTGTGCGGCGGCAGATCGGCATCAATCCGGTTCAGAGGAACCGCAcgtggtgcgtgcgtgggAAATGATCCATTTCTTCGACTGTGAGCACCGATATcggcaccgtcaccgccgcAGCGACCTTAGATTCCCAAAAAGTGTCACTTTCCGACAAAAAAATATTGACATCCATCTTTCTGGTGACTTCCATCACGATGGGAATTAATCAGGTTTTGATTTCCTGTTTTGTAACCGCGTTCGCATCGCGGCACAGATCGCAATAGATATAGGCGATGCCACGCACGTGTTCAGCAGCCAGAAGAGTTGAGGTCGAGCTGATAGGCGCAGGGTGGTTTACGGGCCGAGTGCGCGGGGGGGTTGTGGTCTACCTTCCCCGAGCGGCCTCGGCACCCGGTGTGTAGGTGTGACGTGGAGAGTCCACTTTTGACACCGGGAGCCCCTGAGCTGACAGGGAACACATCGCCCTAGAGAGCAATCGGGGTTTTCGGGCCGGAAGCGCCCGGAGTCTGTGATCCATTTAAGGATCCCCTTTCTAGGggacccgtcgtcgtcgacgtcgactGCTGTCGCAGGCTTTAACGTTGATGGACGTGTGCGTTGGGCGAACACTGCCTCACCTTCACCGGGTGGGAATACTCCCGTGAACCGAGCCCATCACCGATCGGCTGGAAACTCTGGTGCTCGGGCGCATGTGGCTTGCGGTatcgtaaaataataaattgattGTTAATGCATCGTCAAGCTTGATAGGATTTTGACGCTTGGACGCTCCGATGGATGACAGACATTTGAGTGTGCTGTCGGGCCGTGTGAACCGTGCGTGCATGGGCTGGCCTGCGAAACCCCAGCCGGGCACCCTGTGGAACAAATTCTGTGACCAGAATTTTCAATCCGCCCAAAAACACGTCCGAGCCCTCGTCTCGGTCGGCGGTAGCTACtcgtgtttgatttatgaccAGGTTCTTCATCGCTCGCTGTCAGCTGCattgaacaagatttattcGAATCAAAAGCCGGACCGAATGACGTTGGCAGTCCGTTGGGAAGGGAACGAAGGCCTGGCCGTTCGTTGGGTGTCACTGAAATTGACTTCACTTTTGCTCTCTATAAAACTGACAATATTTAAATGCGATATCAGGAGTCTGAGTTGGCACCGGGGCCACTGGGCTCGCAACTCGTCCTGGTTCGCTGGAACATGTCGTGAGTGGGTCGATCGTAAACCACCCGCCCGAAGGTGGGTGGGTTGATCGTAAAGCTTTTCGTCGGTGGTCAAATGCCCATACACAGGATAGCACAGGATACCACTCACGTAAAGTTGGATCATTAACGAGCATCAGTacgtcgccaccgccaacagcTGCTGCAGTGGCGTACACACAGTACGTGACATTTTAACGACAGACCTCGGCCTGCCTCGGCGGTTGAAGGTGACATAAAACAGCCACCAACTTTTTTTTGGTACCCGTAATCCGGCGTAATTGTTTCGCAAAAAGCAGACCCAAGACCCTCGGCGCACGCGCGCCGGGAATATAAAATTAACAGCGCGGCACGCGGCTTTGGGCGCGTGCAGATCAATTTCAGGCGTGCGTCGCGGGTCACATTAGTCATTAGTATGCGCCCATCTGGGGAACCGTTATGCGATGCCATTTTCACATCGTCTGCCGCGCCGTCGAAGCTGATCACAATTATACCTCCCACGCCAATAACGCCCTGCCGGCAGCTTGGTGACTCATTAAAAGTGTTAGGTGATTCCGAAAGTAATAGCGGATTGGGCGGATTTTGGGTGGACGAAAAGGGTAAAGTTCCCTTCAGACATTCAGAGCCACATTTTCGAAAGAACATTCTGAAACGTTCGAAATACTATTCTGAAGTCGTTTTACAGGTATTAATTAGAGTGTATCCAGTTTCATAAATACTTTCATAGCGCGTCGTGTGGCATTATTTCGCTCAACAGAATCACATTCGCGAATTTACAAAAATCAGCTATGGCTCCTGGACACCCGTAGAGGTGTATAGGGTCGTTGCCCTTAGTTCAGTtcatcaaatcatcatcaaattGTGCAATGCGTATCGTTTTGGGGTCAGTGTAACATCGACTCAGGGACTCCTTACAAGAAtatgtttagtttttatttgatACTGTGCTACGCAAACGATCGAAGGTGAGAGGCCGTAGTTACTACTGATTGCTACATTCATATTGTATATGCAAATTACATTGATTTGATCGTTGAGATAATGCACCATTTAAACTTTTATAATCATGATTATTCCAGTTAACTTTCAAATTTCGTGCAGCTTTAGTTTTGAAAGAAGAACGAAGATAAAAAGGACCAGGAGTTGCAAGTATTACAAATTAAGGCAGTGTTAAGATAAGTAACCGCTATCTTGGTAAAGATTTTGGTTTCCTCTTTCGAATAACATTTTTGTGGCGAGTGGAACGCCGTCAGGATACTAAATTAGCAATCGATTGAGGGTGCCAAACTTAGGCCGAACTACCGAGCCAGCAATAACGATAACCAGTAATAGTAATAACAATTTTAAAGTTAGATAGTGTACCATTTTCCCCCAAGCCGCCGAATGAAACTCGTCAGAACTTTCAGTTCACCCGAATAATTATGATCCACCAAATAAATTGCCATTTCTGGGCTGCCAGAGCTCCTGGGTGTTCGGTCGCCAAATCAGGTGAAAGGCGATACCGACAGTCGAAACAGACCACGGAAATCCTGAAGGAAGCAACGATTTTCCCGTATGCAAAAATTTtatattggaaaagtttcatcGTCACTTCTCGTCtgacggtggcaccggtggggCGGTGCGTGGTTTTGCCGGAAACTCGACATGCATGTAAGGAGCCGTGATTCCGGAAGCCGTATGAATATTATGCGACAGCTTGCGATCGGCGGCAGTTAAGGATATTCCGAACATTCACACTCCGTTTTACCATTCAGAGCGCGTGGCACCGTTCGATTGTGAAATTGCTTTCGTTGGGCGAAGAATTATGGGGAACTTTTCGAAACCAGCAATAGCTTCAAAAGTGTTCGGGGCAGTGGCCGATTCAGCGGAATTTGTCGTGCGGACTAAAACGAATgcgcaccaaccaaccaaccaaccagatCGGCAGATGTTTCTAATCGATGTGCAattagagagagagcccgATTTAAAGAGGGATCCCTTTTCTTATCCGTTTTTGGCATCCTTAAATCATTCTCCGTTGCGTCAGCCTTCCGGGGACCGGAGTTTGCTGGCCCTGGTTTGCTCGCACCAGAAGGtgacaatttattttctcgttcgaggactttttttttcgcccagATTTTGCGATTTCTGGAGCGCGAAATTCGATTTACACTATTTTACGGGGACATTCTGCTTCCGTGCCGTTCGAGCAGCTGGTTCGGAAGATTATGTTGCAAATTGTGGAGGCTCGCTGGGCTTCGTTGTACGCCCCGAAGGGAAGCTGAGGTTGCTGAAGATGGCTTCGGCCGTGCACTTTGGATCCGGATCTTCGAACCCGACCGACACCACTGCGAAAGACGCCGTGCGCCCAGACCAGGCCGACAAAAAGTGCAACTCCGATCGGGGCGTATCAATCCTGCCCCATCATAACCGGAGCATTATGTTGGGTCGTCTTACGAGCCGTTGTTTCGAACGACCGTAACAAATTGCAAATGCAAATACGCTCCATCTCCGTCCGGTTGGCTTCTGGCACTCCACTGGGCCGTGTTATGCTGGATGTCGTTGTTCTCGCATGACCGAATCGGAAAAGACTTGACTTCTTCACCGCACACACGAAAGACCGCTGCACCGGGGGCTTATCATCGGCTGCGGCTGTCGAACGTAATCCGGTATGAATATTTAATCCCAAACTCGAAACAAGTGCCGGGGTGCCCGGGCCTGCAATTCATCGACTCTGCATAAACATGATTCAGTTTCCATGCAGCTTTCCATTCATTTTTGCTACACACAGTGTCtccagccatccagccagccagccgactGGCTGTTGTTTTCCACTTCAATCAATGTTagttttccgttgttttttagACACCCTCCCCCCGCCTTATTTGTATGCTCAGGAACACCCCGggtgccgtggccgggagcgggagcataaattttcgTCAAGAGCTTGTTTACGaattgaata
It includes:
- the LOC128272634 gene encoding low-density lipoprotein receptor isoform X3 codes for the protein MGHPLMTMKAGILLLTLCVLAPMHDASGSKLGKLSMEEAITKEQVLKNNMIPEQESAIAQGGTSELAKSTAAPINVTTAVKSTTGFSNEFNMTLKCGERHFRCGNGQCIHISFVCDGEDDCNDESDEKVDVCKVKETVCSEDKFRCKNGRCILKRWQCDGEKDCADGSDEDAEKCHETCRSDEFTCANGRCIQKRWVCDRDDDCGDGSDERSCQPTTCDPQKQFSCAENYCITSKWRCDGETDCPDGSDERGCASPPPPIASTCLPMEYQCNDRVTCIHRSWICDGEKDCPKGDDEMLPVCSNVTCRSDQFQCKKDRICINGHFFCNGKKDCPDGSDELNCGGSTNSAKCNSKTEFDCGGGMCIPLSKVCDKKPDCPMFQDEPADKCGKNECLENNGGCSQQCVDTPAGYYCDCKPGFKLSDNKTCVDIDECEEPGSCSQNCTNEIGTFKCECVEGYLRDPRDHTRCKATEGHASLLFARRHDIRKISLDHREMTSIVNDTKSATALDFVFRTGMIYWSDVSERRIYKAPIDEGSDKTVVVKDQLVTSDGLAVDWIYNHIYFTDIKKSTIELTNFDGNMGKVLIQDDLEIPRAIALDPIEGWMYWSDWGTTPRIERAGMDGTHRQVIVSYEVKWPNGITLDLVRKRVYWVDAKLNVISSCNYDGSQRTVILYSADYLRHPFSITTFEDHIYWTDWDKEAVFKANKFTGKDVEPVTAMHMLQHPMTIHVYHPYRQPDGVNHCQAVNGHCSHLCLPAPQISASSPKISCACPTGLKLMSDSLMCVEDESQPASRDDDTDSTERQASGELGSNNATMRNGTDGTIIHPGVVEDDSGQVAIIAIIIIGCVIGLVLAVTWCLYRHHVHRNSTSMNFDNPVYRKTTEDQFSLEKNMQSRMYPSTVGEEAQEPLNKPATNDFV